The DNA window AAGGAAAGACTCACTAAAATGCCGAATGCAGGCAAGTTCTCCTGTTAGTAAGCACACACTGGAAACAGCTttagtgacatttttaaaaataataatcattctctattttaaaaagaacctatatatttttatgtataaaaCTCATCCACACAAAGTACCCCCTTAGGCTAGCTTTCCTGCACAATATTGGTTCATGTTTTATACGGAGTCGGGTCAGACCCATTAAACTGCTGAGCTATAGGCCACATGCAATCTAGTTTCATGCCATTTAACTGGAAGTAGAACTAATGAATGTAAAGTAACAACTGCCTTTCTGTTTGAAAAACCTTTTGTATGAATTATACATGTGAATTATTAAAAACCAGATTGATAAAGCTTGAGTTTTGAGTTTTTAATGACGGCCACTGTCTTTCACATAGTTGTTATTTAACTGTCACAGTGACATACTATTGGCAAGTTTCATTACCTTCCTGAAAGTGTGAACTTGGAGAAtagttatctgtgtgtgtgtgtgtgtctgtgtgtgtctctctctctctctctctctctctctctctctctctctctctctctctctctctctcatatatatatatatatatatataatgtgtgtcaGCAACTTACCTTGATAGGCATTGCCTCTGTTGAACAGCTCAATTTGGCCTGCAAGGCATCTTTGACTGCATCGATGCCTTCATAGCCATAACAGGCAACCTCAATGTCTGTTGTATTCATCACAGATCAACATCAATAATACATTGTTAATGATTCTCAGAAATTCCTCATAAAACCATGTACcagcaaaaaaatatttaaaaggtgAAGAACATCACCTGCTCTGATTTTCACTGCTTGTGGGGTGAATCATctgctgaatttttttttctgcaaatgtatttctgaaatatattttctgtagtttttCTTGTCTGTCAGGCCAAACCGTTCACTGAGATTTTATACATACCTGTCCGATAGGTTCGTTGACATTGATATGCCAGTACACGAGATGGCACTGTGCTTTTCGCGTTTACCGAATACTGTCGAAGGAAtaacttgtaaaaaaaatattctttcatTTCCGGGTGAAGTTCCTCATGCTGATGAAACTGGCTTACAGTAAAACGTTGGTTTGCAAACGTTTCTGTAATTGCTGATACGATTTGATTTTATAAACGTATCAGACGTTTACAGATCTTACCAACTCTAGCAGTGTCTCGTCTGGATCTTTAACTATAAAGTAAGTAAAAGAAGCCCACGGTAGTCCATCCGGTAATACTCATTCAGACTAGTCGAGCTGACTTATCTAGCTTACTAGCTAACCGGCTAGCTAGCGAACTAATCAGCCAACAGCCAGGGAAAGGCCTTACTGCTGTGATGTTGGGCAGTTACGACAAAACCTGTTAGTTAACTCTAAATAATCGCTATCCAAACGTGCTGCCCCTTCATATTTACACAATATGGGAGCAGCTAAAATGCGCAGCGAACTAGACTCGtttttaaatacacttttaGGGTGATTGTCTAATGTTGGTCACTGTTAACTACGTTAgtcttgtttgctttctttcccGTGTACCGCAGATCCAGGATGCCCGGCCTCAGCTGTAGGTTCTACCAGCACAGGTTCCCAGAGGTGGAAGACGTGGTCATGGTGAACGTGCGCTCTATCGCCGAGATGGGTGCGTACGTGAGTCTGCTGGAGTACAACAACATCGAGGGCATGATTCTGCTCAGCGAGCTCTCCAGGCGACGGATTCGCTCCATCAACAAACTTATCAGGATTGGACGAAACGAGTGCGTAGTAGTTATTCGAGTGGACAAGGAGAAAGGTgggtttgtattttgttttatttttctcttgcCGGGTTTACTTTTGGAAGCATTTGCCAGAAAATTATTTCTCTTATCACTAGTTTGTGTAGGCTGTTAAAAACACACGACTTGTTTGGTCTGTTATAATGTTGTTTTATATTAGTCCTTTACTGCCTAATCAATTGATTCAATGCTTCCCCTAGGTTACATTGATTTATCCAAAAGAAGAGTATCACCAGAAGAAGCTATAAAGTGTGAGGACAAGTTCACCAAATCTAAAACTGTAAGTGAAGCAAAGTATTGTGGCTATGAAGGATTTGGAATATAATGTTTGCTTTACTGATTGAGCAGTATCCATGCTACACTGAACTCTGATTTCttagctgctgtgtgtgtgctttgcaggTTTACAGCATCCTGAGACATGTGGCTGAGGTTCTAGAGTATACCAAAGATGAGCAGTTGGAGAGCCTGTATCAGCGTACTGCCTGGGTGTTTGATGAAAAGTACAAGCGGCCTGGATACGGCGCTTATGATGTCTTCAAGCAGGCAGTGGCGTAAGCATCCTACTGTTGAGAGAGTCTGTTAAACCTTTGGCACTGTTTATTAGTTTGAATCATGGCATCGCGTTTTTGTAAATGCTTGCAGGGATCCATCCATTTTAGATGACTTAGATTTGACTGAGGAGGAAAGAAAGGTTTTGATTGACAACATCAACAGACGACTCACCCCACAAGCGGTGAAAATCAGAGCAGGTGATGTTCTTtgcactttaaatatttttttgctgGTACATGGTTTTATGAGGAATTTATGAGAATCATTAACAAGGTATTATTGATGTTGATCTGTGATGAATACAACAGACATTGAGGTTGCCTGTTATGGCTATGAAGGCATCGATGCAGTCAAAGATGCCTTGCGGGCCGGTTTGAGTTGTTCAACAGAGGCAATGCCTATCAAGGTAAGTTGCTGACACATGACACTCATTTTTCCTGGGTTAACTGTAATGTCCTTAAACCACCTGCAACAATTTTAAACAGGTTGTTTAGTAattgaaatgaaaggaaaattaTGAAaccatttgttttgtatttataatcTAACTTGATAATGGCTGTGATGAATGTTGCAGATCAATCTGATTGCCCCTCCTCGCTATGTAATGACTACAACCACTTTGGAGCGCACAGAAGGCCTGTCTGTGCTCAACCAGGCCATGGCAGCCATTAAGGAGAAGATTGAGGAGAAGAGGGGTGTCTTTAACATTCAGATGGAGGTAAATGCTGAGAGCAGTCTCATCGGGAGTGTCCTAAGTATTTGCTAGGTTTTTTATTCAATTTACTGAACAAGTAACCAATGAGTGGCCCAAGTAAATGGTAACAATCTGGAGCTCTATCCCTcattacaaattattttcatgaaCATTAGCAAGTTCAGAAATGTGCAGTCTCACTAATTAATTCAGTAATTTTAGGTAGAAATGCAGGCATTTTCTTTAGACCAAAAGGGTGCAGGTAATCACGTTATGGAGAATGTAAAACGTGGCTTCTGTCAGAGCGTTACGAAGAAATAGTTTTAGAAATGAACTTGTGAATGGATGGAAGAAGGTGCATTAAAAGGAACCTCTTTTTCTGACATCTTACTTAGTTTCATTACCTTTTTACTAGTGCTGTTTTCTGTGCTAAGTGACAGTTCATTGAGATGTATATGTCTCTACCATTTAGCCAAAGGTGGTGACAGAAACAGATGAAACTGAGCTGGCCCGGCAGCTGGAGAGGCTGGAAAGGGAGAATGCAGAAGTGGATGGGGATGACGATGCAGAGGAGATGGAGGCCAAGGCTGAGGATTAGAGAGGAAGTGTTACAGACCGAGTTTGCCAGGAATTTTCATCCGATCGAAGAGTACTGTTTTATCATGCCACAAAGACTGAGAAAGCCTGATTAAACCTGAGGAAATGGATATGTCTCAGGGGGAGTAATGAAGCCAGTTGTCACACGGCCTATAACAACAGCAGGTAATGGCTTTGGACCGACTGGTGAACTTTTGTGCTCAGAAGAAAAATGCCCCAATGCACTGTTCGTTCTTTCCTTCATGACAAATGGAGTTGGATATTCATGGACCTCTAGATGGTTTAATTTCCAAGAAAGCTTTTGGAAAGCATTTTTACCATGTCAAGTGTTTTAATGCAAAATGCATTAGTAATTAGGGATGTTATTTTACAACTGTTGGTAATTTCAGTGGCCTTGCTCTTTCCTGACTCAACAAAGGTCGTCCTTTCTCAGGAGCCTTTTCTATGAGGATTGTGCTGGAGTTCTCGAACCATAATGAACATCCAGTTTTGGTCTCACTGGTTTTGCATAGACATTTGGTCAAGTCAGGtctccctcttttcttctgGTATGCAACTGCAGTTTTCCTTGAAGATTACACAGCATAGTACTGAATCTTATCAGACCCCTTTCAGATTTGGTTTACTTTACGATTAAATACCAACACAATCATTCTAACAACTGATTTACATGCAAGCTGTATATCCAAACCTGTGAAGGTCAGGTAAAGTTCAGGCGAAGAAGTAAATGTCAGTGCCCATAGTTCATTTGCTTAGCTCACACAATAAAATGagtttgaaatttaaaaagtgaGTTTATTGTTCTGTGTGTTACTGGCTTATGTTATCATATTTTCACTGCTAACATTACAATGCTGCCattttacaatttcttgaaattTCTTGAAACACCTTCTAGGTGTACTGTTAGAACATGTCTGTCGCCATGCACATTTTGTATTAGAAGTTCTGTCACCCACAGCCTGGTTCTGGATGCAGGACTAGAGTTATATTTTTGGATGAACACTTtccacccagcagtgacactgacaaaTGTGAAAACCCTACTAGCGCTGCTGAACCTGGCGAACTCAATCATGCCACTATCATGTCAGTTGTTAAGGTAGTTAAAACGTGTAATGTTTGCATTACAAATGGTCATCTAAGAAATGTTTCTCGAATCAGTTAGTACACTTAATGGATTTCATCATAGTTCGCGTTTGCCCTTATTTAAAAAGCATACACTAAAGCGGACTAGATATCACCAACTGTTTTTAGTAGCTTAGCCAGCTAGATTTTTATATCTACAGTACGTTATCTTGCATTTGTTGAATCGGGTGACCCTTTCTGGTAGTGAATAATCTTAATCTTAGTTCTAGCCacgctaaaaaaaaaaaaagtagacgCTAAAAACTgcctcttaaaaaaaaagaattcctgTAATTATCACATATTTGTATCAACCTCCgttgaaataaatatgtatccTTTACATCTGCACATGGTAAGATAACGTTACTATCACAAATTGTAGCATTTGGCTAGGTGATTAGAGTTATCAAGTATATAAATCAGAGTAGTTCTCAGAGTAGCAGGCTCGTTGTTTGTTTTGACGGTTAGTAGTAGGCTTCTGCCAAATCAAGCAAATGAActaatttatttgattttcccCTGTtcaggcaaaaataattttaattttttatggTACTTTCTCGGCGCTGAAGGTCACGCTAGGCCTTTTTGAGTCAGGTGGGTGTAAATCCATCTAACCAGGtagctagttggctaactaACCTAGGGTTAGCGTATAACTCGATCGCCAGCTATCAAGATGTACGATAGCTAGGTAGCTGAGCAAATTAATCTGAAATGAAATCTGTAGAACAACTGAAAAGCGTTTTACACTTCGAATTACTAACTAGATTGCGTTTTACCACTTTGAAGTGAATTACTAACTAGATAACGCTAGAAAAAAATCAGTCTGTTTCTCTTCTTGCAGAATATAAAGCAGACGAACTGGAAAAGTTTGTTCAGTGTTCTACTAGAAATTCTGAGGAAAGTAACAGGGTTCGCTTGTATTTATCCTTGGACGATTTGGTAGGTTTCGTGAATGTCGTTACATATGGTCTTTAGACACAGAAGAAAGCCTGTTTTACCACAGTTCTCGGatagggtgttttttttcctcgtGTAGTCAGTAAAGTGATAATGGACGTTACCCAAGCTTCGTCTACAAGGGTTGAGGTTCTTTGTCCTGATTTAATTTAGCTGCTAGCTAGCAAACAAGCTGCTTAGCTAACCTATATATAGCTTGCACATTTGGCTATCGCATTGTATAATTTAAATTGCTAGCTAGTTTTAACACCTTTTGAGCTGCCACACAGTTCATGATAACCACCCTCCGAGTCTTCATTAACGACCATTTTCTGCCAAGAGGACTGCTGTGGTAGAACACTCAATCCAACAATGACACTGATGTAAAAACACTTGTATCTGTACATTTTTACTAAAAAACCCAGTATAACCAGTATTCTTCATATTATAAAAACCTGGTAGCACACACCGGTTTGAGtaattaaaagtgtttttgtaatGTGTTCTGCTTATTATTTGTAATCTTTCCTCTCAGGTTGTCGATTGTAAACTATATATGACAGCAGCCTCTCCCCAGGAGTACATGAATAAGATGGAACTTTATACTTCAGTGGGACTAAGTCTCACTATTGTTATGTATAACACCACCAAGACTTTAACCTTCCCCTTTAATTTAAATATGGTGAGATGGGACAACACATCTTTAAGTAATATACATGGCATTCTTTGGCTGACACTTTtgttatatgtattttttcagGATGAGATAACCTGGAGTGTCACCATCCAAAGGTGTAATATAACCATCAACACAGGTGGTTTGGACTCTTGGTTCTTCTGTACTACAGTTAGCTACCTTCAgctgtatatgtatgtctgtaatCCTATTCCATTCCCAGCGGCAGCACCAGTGAATGAGTGGTATGTGGAATTCACCATGTTTCCTGGTTTAGCTGTGCTTGGCACAGAAGGCTCTCTTTTGGACACAATAAAGGGGACTCTGCTGGATGTGGTCAGAGGTTAGGTCTTACGTCCACCTTTCAATTTGCTATCTACTACTGAGTTGCCACTTTGTTAAGGACAATAGCTgtatggggcagtggtagctcagtggttaaggtaattgacttgtaattggaaggctgctgcttcaagccccaccacatccaagttgccactgttgtgcccctgagcaaggtgcttaaccttcaattgctcaagttgtagtcAGTGATAAGTGTAtgttgctttggttaaaagccttgtatgtgtgtgaatatttacagtataacatTTATGGCAGTGGCAGCCTATTAAGTACAGCTATAGAACTGTACCTAAAAAAGTGGTAAGTCAGGAAGTGTCCTTATAAAACGTGCCCCAAATGTCGGTGACATGTTTTTTGAAATTCAAAGTGAGTTCTTCCCTCAGAGCCCATTCTGCAATGGACTATAGGGGAGGAGATCTCAGCCCAGGTTATAGCTTCTCAAGCACAGCACATCATAAAGCTTAAGGTAGCTCAGAGTCCTTGTGCTGGGGATGTGGCTTTGCTGGCTCCCGTCTTTATCTCTGGTGTACAGACAGGTGATGGACTGACAAAAACCTCcacacaaatgtgtttatgGACATAATATAAAAAGTAAAGCTTTTTCTGCTGGGACTCTGTAGCTGTTTGGCAGTAACTTCAAATGTTAACTGTGAGCAGGTTGAACCAGTTGTTATTTACAAAGCCAAGTTAGTGAAGTACAGTATTTGTTTTGCAGGGGTTATTTTAAGTGTCACAAGATCTGCCTTTACATCCGAGAGTCGGTGGTTTAATGTAACCACTTCACTTTGCAAGCTTATTAATGGTGAACATGCCCACACATCTCTGCTCCACAGCCAACATTAAGTTTgagttgtttttaaattttaaaataattttccctCTTAATGTGGGAAATTTCGTGGATATGATATTATGCAGCTGTCTCCTTATTGGACCgccttcttctcctctgtgcTTTGCTCAGTGTCTCTGAATGTATCTGGCTGCCAGGGGATTTCAGTAGTGGACCTTAAGCTAACGAACTGCTACCTGTTGCTCCTCACAAACAGAGGACTTTTTATCAGTCAGGATCTGCTGACCCCTGCCACAGGGCCTATCAACGTATGCTTACACTTTACCTACAGTATTATATGATAGCCTACACTGTAAATCTAGTTCCAGTCTCTGTTTCATCACCATGGACATTGCATTGTATCTTTATTACTATAACCCTTTACTTCACAGTTCACATTGCTGTTTCTTCCTGGCCTTGCAGAGGTGAGTTACTTAGTGTATTAAATAGTGTGTTAAATagtgtatttacagtatttttctCAGGGAAAGGTAAGTTCTAATGTACttgtaatttatattaaaatatatattttatacatcttGCTTAGGTGGACTACTCCTCAACCACACTGTGGTACTCGTCTCGGTGTGTGACAAATCACTTGTATTACTCAGGTAGGTACCTCTGTGTGCATACTGCACAGCTTGTTTGTTACCTGCACTGTTTCTTTATTGTACATGACGTGGTGGTGTCTTGTTTTAGATGATTACATCAGTTTGATCTCAAATGAGGAACAAGGTAACAACCTCGTAAGTTAAACCGTGCATCTTTTTAGTATGGCTGTTTGTTGTaatatttgtgatatttgtCTGCTATAATTGAATATTTTATGTGTTATCCTTTCCATCTTGAATACTTAATATCCAGTAATGATCAGATTCAGAAAATGGTGTTGATGAAATACTCTCTACATGAAGACTTTCTAGCTTTGATGACTTTAGCATAACAATTGCAGAAtgcaaaaacaatataaaactttatttaaacctAATTCCTATCAGCAGCAAGTAGTACTGCATTATTGCAGTTATCCTGTTACCTGTTGTAggaattgtatttattgtattttgttgtaGTAAACCATAGGAGAGGTGTGTCAGCACAGTTTATTGATTCCCCTAATTAAACATACGTGATTCAATTTGATTCAGCAGGAAAATCACTAAACTATGCTGCAGAATTAGTTTTACACCCTTGTCCTCAGGAAATGATAAAATATCtgtctatttttaaatgtatctgggggttttttttctatataatgATCTATGTGAATATATCTTTGTCTAACATTACCATATTGAGTTTGCATGaattattacacatttattggGCTCTTTTTCCAGCATTCTTGgtgtgtatatagtatgtatcCTTTCAAGAACTGGTATATTTGCCATGCTTCTGCTACCGAGCTAAAAATGATGACCAAATACCACTACCTGTCCTTCTTATATGACTGCTATCAAGATACTGGCCTGTTGCTCTCATACACTGAGGTCCTGTCACCTGTGTTTTTTTCGTAGTTGATTCATATTATGTTTTATGATGAGCAGAATTTATTGATTTAATAAAGGTTTCAGATGATGATTTTGATCAAATATTTAGCTGGACAGTGTGGTTAATTTTATGTGTAACACTCTTACAGAAAGATGGCGCTGTGGTGTCAGTGTTTGGACTGCAAGAAGGTGGTTTGACTAACCAGACTAAGCTTCCACCAGTGCAGCTGGACTTTAAGCCCAGGGGCATCTTTCTTCAGGCGAATCATCTCTTTGTCTATGGCTCTGAGGTTATCTGTGTAGTAACAATAAACCAGTGAAGCATATGAGGCAATCAGCTTGATGTTCTGTAACCCTAAATTTTGtaagactgtatgtgtgtgttccgtAGGTGTGGTCATCCTCAGACAGGGGTGCCACTTTCAAGCAGATTTTCACTTTGAAGGATGAGATGGTCACAGATGCTCTGTGTTGCACTCTCACAGGAGTTGTGGTGTTCCTCACTAACAAAGGACATATATACCTTATGAAAACAGGTAAGTCTCAATtactttctccctttcttttacTAACGGAGATGTTTACTTTTCTTGTCCTAATATCATTGGTCACAAAACCTCTAATTCTAGCTAAGTGCAACTGTGTAGTACCTGGAGAATGCTAGCTGAACACGtagaaacaacatttttgtgCTATTAAAAGCTGTTCAGTAGGACGATTTATTTATGTAAGAGACCACAGTAGATTTTTTAGGGCTAAGATGGTATACACTGAACACTGTTTTCATAACTCCACTGTTTTCATCTCCACCCTCTGAGTGGTAGAGTTCATAACTGTTGTATGGTGTACAGTAATACAGGAATATccacttatttttatttcctgttggTCCTCTGTTTGCCCCCTGTGTCCCTTTAGGTTTGGACAGGTTTACCTGGCTAAACGAGACTCTGAAAAGGCAGAGCTTTCTGCTGTGTGATCACATGGGCATTCTCCTAGTGGTGAGCCTGGACCCTGAGGCCCCTATTACCTTCTCCTACAAGACCATCAACATCTCCAGACTCATAGAGGTCAGTGAAGCACCAGCTTAGGTTTTTATCTTCATGTTTAAAGACTGTCACATGCAAAGGTATAATCCTTTACTATATAATATTGGAATTTGTGTTTTGGTATTTTTGTGCCCTGCACACCTTGCATTGGCACAGAAGGCTCTCTTTTGGACAAAATGAAAGGGACTCTCCTGGATGTGGTCAGACGTTAGGCCTCACGTCCTAGTTCAAGCATCAAAAGTGAAGTTCCCTGTAAATGCAAGATCATATGAGATTTTATTTCTTAGAAAATGAATTCCACTAAGATTCATTTTCAAAAGCTATTCCACTAAAAACCCTGAAGAGCGCAGCTTTCAAACTCCTGcaataatttgaaaatgtaccGATTGCACCAGCTGGCACAAATTTAGTGacattgtttaaatgtgttttaacatttaatgtaCAGTCAGTCATGAAATATTGAACTTGACAATATTAATGCTACTCTAAGGCAACTAAAAATGATAAATGGATGCCAAATAATCACCTCCATTTCCCCCAGGTTGTGTGTGCTTAAActtgtatgtatgcatgcaagtCCATAAAAATGGCAAGGGCCATTTTCATTCCA is part of the Electrophorus electricus isolate fEleEle1 chromosome 13, fEleEle1.pri, whole genome shotgun sequence genome and encodes:
- the eif2s1a gene encoding eukaryotic translation initiation factor 2 subunit 1a; translated protein: MPGLSCRFYQHRFPEVEDVVMVNVRSIAEMGAYVSLLEYNNIEGMILLSELSRRRIRSINKLIRIGRNECVVVIRVDKEKGYIDLSKRRVSPEEAIKCEDKFTKSKTVYSILRHVAEVLEYTKDEQLESLYQRTAWVFDEKYKRPGYGAYDVFKQAVADPSILDDLDLTEEERKVLIDNINRRLTPQAVKIRADIEVACYGYEGIDAVKDALRAGLSCSTEAMPIKINLIAPPRYVMTTTTLERTEGLSVLNQAMAAIKEKIEEKRGVFNIQMEPKVVTETDETELARQLERLERENAEVDGDDDAEEMEAKAED